From Brevibacillus marinus, a single genomic window includes:
- a CDS encoding acyl-CoA carboxylase subunit beta, whose protein sequence is MSEEMYRKIDEMYERKRKVELGGGDERINAQHSRGKLTARERLDILLDRGTFVELNPFVKHRATHFGMDKLEGPGEGVVTGFGKINGRLVYVFAQDFTVFGGALGEMHARKIASVMDLAAKNGAPIIGLNDSGGARIQEGVVSLDGYGHIFYRNSIYSGVIPQISVILGPCAGGAVYSPAITDFVFMVEKTSQMFITGPKVIETVTGEKISSEDLGGASVHSAISGNAHFTAPSEPEVLEKVRTLLGYLPQNYREAPPRLPGQGTKGDWLEELVELVPVAGTKVYDVKKVLELIADEGSFFEVQPDFARNIVVGFARIDGRSVGLIANQPKVMAGGLDIDSSDKLARFIRTCDAFNIPLITFVDVTGFFPGVNQEHGGIIRHGAKILYAYSEATVPKITVILRKAYGGAYVALNSKAIGADVVYAWPNAEIAVMGPEGAANVIFAKEIEQSDNPAAVRQLKIAEYREKFANPYVAAEHGMVDDVIDPRETRKHLKQALEMLANKQESRPAKKHGNIPL, encoded by the coding sequence ATGAGTGAGGAGATGTACCGCAAGATCGACGAGATGTACGAACGAAAACGCAAGGTGGAGCTGGGCGGCGGCGACGAGCGGATCAACGCCCAGCACAGCCGCGGCAAGCTGACCGCGCGGGAGCGGCTCGACATCCTGCTCGACCGGGGCACGTTTGTCGAGCTCAACCCGTTCGTCAAGCATCGCGCCACGCATTTCGGCATGGATAAGCTGGAGGGGCCGGGGGAAGGGGTGGTGACCGGCTTCGGCAAGATCAACGGCCGCCTGGTTTACGTGTTTGCCCAGGACTTTACCGTCTTCGGCGGGGCGCTGGGCGAAATGCACGCCCGCAAAATCGCCTCGGTGATGGATCTCGCCGCGAAAAACGGGGCGCCGATCATCGGGTTGAACGACTCCGGCGGCGCGCGCATTCAGGAAGGCGTCGTCTCGCTGGACGGGTACGGGCACATTTTTTACCGCAACTCCATTTACTCCGGCGTCATTCCGCAGATCTCCGTCATTCTCGGCCCCTGTGCCGGCGGCGCGGTCTATTCGCCGGCCATCACCGATTTCGTCTTTATGGTGGAAAAAACCTCGCAGATGTTTATCACCGGGCCCAAGGTAATTGAAACGGTGACCGGCGAAAAAATCAGCAGCGAAGACTTGGGAGGGGCCAGCGTTCATTCCGCGATCAGCGGCAATGCCCACTTTACCGCGCCGAGCGAGCCGGAGGTGCTGGAGAAGGTGCGCACGCTGCTCGGCTACCTGCCGCAAAATTATCGCGAGGCACCGCCCCGCCTGCCTGGGCAGGGGACGAAGGGAGATTGGCTGGAGGAATTGGTCGAGCTGGTGCCGGTAGCGGGCACGAAAGTGTACGATGTGAAAAAGGTGCTGGAGCTGATCGCCGATGAGGGCAGCTTCTTCGAGGTGCAGCCCGATTTCGCCCGCAACATCGTCGTCGGGTTTGCCCGGATCGACGGGCGCAGTGTCGGTTTGATCGCCAACCAACCGAAGGTGATGGCCGGCGGCTTGGACATCGATTCGTCCGACAAGCTGGCCCGCTTTATCCGCACCTGCGACGCGTTCAACATCCCGCTGATCACCTTTGTCGATGTGACCGGCTTTTTCCCCGGCGTCAATCAGGAGCACGGCGGCATCATCCGCCACGGCGCGAAGATCTTGTATGCGTACTCGGAGGCGACCGTACCGAAAATTACGGTGATTCTCCGCAAAGCTTACGGCGGGGCGTATGTGGCGCTGAACTCCAAAGCGATCGGCGCCGACGTGGTTTACGCCTGGCCCAATGCGGAGATTGCCGTGATGGGGCCGGAGGGCGCGGCCAACGTCATCTTTGCCAAGGAGATCGAGCAGAGCGACAACCCGGCGGCGGTCCGGCAGCTGAAGATCGCGGAATACCGGGAAAAGTTCGCCAATCCGTATGTCGCCGCGGAACACGGCATGGTCGATGACGTGATCGACCCGCGCGAGACGCGGAAGCATTTGAAGCAGGCGCTGGAGATGCTGGCCAACAAGCAGGAGAGCCGGCCGGCGAAAAAGCATGGGAACATCCCGCTGTGA
- a CDS encoding acyl-CoA mutase large subunit family protein: MSKQDFTRLLQEWQQQVAARLAQTPERKARFATSSGIEVDRLYLPGQIDDAYMEKLGFPGEYPYTRGVQPTMYRGRLWTMRQYAGFGTAEETNQRFRYLLQQGQTGLSVAFDLPTQIGYDSDDPMAAGEVGKVGVAIDSLADMETLFAGIPLDQVSTSMTINAPAAVLLAMYIAVAEKQGVPSHKLAGTIQNDILKEYIARGTYIFPPKPSMRLITDIFAYCAEHVPKWNTISISGYHMREAGATAVQEVAFTLADGMAYVEAALQAGLDIDRFAPQLSFFFNGHNHFFEEIAKFRAARRMWARLMRERYGAKNPKSWQFRVHTQTGGSTLTAQQPDNNIVRVTLQALAAVLGGTQSLHTNSRDEALALPTEESARIALRTQQIIAYESGVTDTVDPLAGSYYVEYLTDQIELRALEYIEKIEQMGGAVAAVEAGFMQREIHKQAYETQRRIEAGEELVVGLNCFQLADEPQPELLRVDPSIGRRQKEKLDALRARRDNQRTEQTLARLRQGAAGTENLMPLILDCVRQYATIGEICGVLREVFGEYRAV, translated from the coding sequence GTGTCCAAGCAAGATTTTACCCGACTCTTGCAGGAGTGGCAACAGCAGGTGGCGGCGCGCTTGGCCCAGACGCCGGAACGCAAAGCGCGCTTCGCCACCTCTTCCGGCATCGAGGTAGATCGCCTGTACCTGCCTGGGCAGATTGATGACGCTTACATGGAGAAGCTCGGGTTTCCCGGCGAGTATCCCTATACGCGCGGGGTACAGCCGACGATGTACCGCGGGCGATTGTGGACGATGCGGCAATACGCCGGCTTCGGGACCGCCGAAGAGACCAACCAACGGTTTCGCTATCTTTTGCAACAGGGACAAACCGGCCTCAGCGTGGCATTTGATCTGCCGACGCAGATCGGCTACGACTCCGACGACCCGATGGCAGCCGGAGAAGTGGGCAAAGTGGGAGTGGCGATCGACTCGCTCGCGGATATGGAGACGCTGTTCGCGGGCATTCCGCTCGATCAGGTCAGCACGTCGATGACGATCAATGCACCCGCCGCCGTGCTGCTGGCGATGTATATCGCGGTCGCCGAAAAACAGGGCGTCCCGTCGCACAAACTGGCGGGGACGATCCAAAACGACATCCTCAAAGAGTACATTGCGCGGGGTACATACATCTTCCCGCCCAAACCGTCGATGCGCCTGATTACGGACATCTTTGCCTACTGCGCCGAGCATGTGCCGAAGTGGAATACGATCAGCATTAGCGGCTACCACATGCGCGAAGCGGGGGCCACGGCGGTTCAGGAAGTGGCCTTCACCCTCGCGGACGGCATGGCCTACGTGGAAGCGGCGCTTCAGGCCGGGTTGGACATCGACCGGTTCGCACCGCAGCTCTCCTTCTTTTTTAACGGCCACAATCATTTTTTTGAAGAGATTGCCAAGTTTCGCGCCGCCCGCCGCATGTGGGCACGCTTGATGCGGGAGCGGTACGGCGCAAAGAACCCCAAATCGTGGCAGTTCCGCGTGCACACCCAGACGGGCGGCTCCACCTTGACGGCGCAGCAGCCGGACAACAACATCGTGCGGGTGACGCTGCAAGCGCTGGCAGCCGTACTGGGCGGGACGCAGAGCCTGCATACCAACTCCCGCGACGAAGCGCTTGCCCTGCCAACCGAGGAATCGGCGCGGATCGCGCTCAGGACGCAGCAGATCATCGCCTATGAGAGCGGCGTGACGGATACGGTCGACCCGCTGGCCGGTTCCTACTACGTCGAGTACCTGACCGACCAGATCGAACTGCGCGCGCTGGAATACATCGAAAAAATCGAGCAGATGGGCGGGGCGGTGGCAGCGGTGGAAGCCGGCTTTATGCAGCGGGAGATTCACAAGCAGGCCTATGAAACACAGCGCCGCATTGAAGCGGGAGAAGAACTGGTCGTCGGCCTGAACTGCTTCCAGCTCGCCGATGAACCGCAGCCGGAACTGCTGCGCGTCGATCCGTCGATCGGCAGGCGGCAAAAAGAGAAGCTGGATGCGCTCAGGGCCAGACGCGATAACCAGCGGACAGAGCAAACGCTCGCTCGGCTGCGGCAGGGGGCGGCCGGGACGGAAAACCTGATGCCGTTGATCCTCGACTGCGTGCGGCAGTACGCGACCATCGGCGAAATCTGCGGGGTGCTGCGCGAGGTGTTCGGAGAGTATCGCGCTGTGTAA
- a CDS encoding M20/M25/M40 family metallo-hydrolase yields MINQERLLNEFLELVQIDSETKHEAAIAKVIKAKLHELGFTVAEDDAAAKTGHEANNLIATLPGTAAGPVIMFSCHMDTVVPGKGVKPVLRDGYVYSDGTTILGADDKAGIAAVLEAIRTLQEKHLPRPTIQVVITVGEESGLVGSRAMDSSLLQAEMGFILDSDGKVGEIVTAAAGQYRIVSKIYGKAAHAGVNPEEGISAITVASKAISRMPLGRIDADTTANVGRFEGGKAYNIVSDYAEVWSEARSLVMEKLEAQVKRMTEAFESAAAEMGARCENNVMFMYHGYKFDEQTPVVAKAMAAVRRVGREPKLVRSGGGSDGNVFNGYGIPTVNFGIGYEQIHTTNERMPLEELYKASELVLALVDECVDK; encoded by the coding sequence GTGATCAATCAGGAGCGTTTGCTGAACGAGTTTCTCGAATTGGTGCAAATTGACAGTGAGACCAAACATGAGGCGGCCATCGCCAAGGTGATCAAGGCGAAACTGCATGAGCTGGGCTTCACCGTCGCGGAAGACGATGCCGCGGCGAAAACCGGACACGAGGCGAACAACCTGATCGCCACTCTTCCCGGCACAGCGGCCGGACCGGTGATCATGTTCAGCTGCCACATGGACACCGTGGTTCCCGGCAAAGGGGTAAAACCGGTGCTTCGCGATGGTTACGTCTACTCCGATGGGACGACGATCCTCGGGGCCGACGACAAAGCGGGCATTGCCGCTGTGTTGGAAGCGATCCGCACGTTGCAAGAGAAGCATTTGCCGCGTCCCACGATTCAGGTGGTGATCACCGTCGGCGAGGAATCGGGGTTGGTCGGTTCGCGGGCGATGGACAGCTCCCTGTTGCAAGCGGAAATGGGCTTTATCCTCGATTCCGACGGCAAAGTAGGGGAGATTGTTACCGCTGCTGCCGGGCAGTACCGCATTGTAAGTAAAATCTACGGCAAGGCGGCCCATGCCGGTGTCAACCCGGAGGAGGGGATCAGTGCGATTACGGTGGCCAGCAAGGCGATCTCCCGCATGCCGCTGGGGCGGATCGACGCGGATACGACGGCCAACGTCGGCCGCTTTGAAGGCGGCAAAGCCTATAACATCGTCTCCGACTATGCGGAAGTCTGGTCGGAAGCGCGCAGTCTGGTGATGGAGAAGCTGGAGGCGCAGGTAAAGCGGATGACCGAGGCTTTTGAGTCGGCTGCCGCGGAGATGGGAGCGCGCTGCGAGAACAACGTGATGTTTATGTACCACGGGTACAAGTTCGATGAACAGACACCGGTGGTGGCCAAAGCGATGGCCGCCGTAAGACGGGTCGGGCGGGAGCCGAAGCTGGTCCGTTCCGGCGGCGGAAGCGACGGCAACGTGTTTAACGGCTATGGGATTCCCACCGTCAATTTTGGCATCGGCTACGAACAGATCCATACCACCAATGAACGCATGCCGCTGGAGGAGCTGTACAAGGCGTCAGAGCTTGTGCTGGCGCTGGTGGACGAGTGCGTGGACAAGTGA
- the mce gene encoding methylmalonyl-CoA epimerase, translating into MENKIRVLVAKPGLDGHDRGALVIAQALRDEGMEVVYTGLRQTPAQIVSAAIQEDVDCIGLSCLSGAHNELFPEVMRLLREQQADDILVIGGGVIPQEDIPFLEAQGIAKIFTPGASTKAIAAFIREHVKPKRTSWAAPPKKIAHIGIAVHKIEAALPFYCEQLGLSLLGQEEVPGEQVKVAFLEIGETRLELLEPLGPDSPIAAFLAKRGEGIHHIALEVDDLEQRLNTLRANGVQLINETPKAGAHQALIAFLHPKQAHGVLFELCQYRQESREEAADE; encoded by the coding sequence ATGGAGAATAAGATTCGCGTTCTCGTCGCCAAGCCGGGCCTGGACGGACATGACCGGGGAGCATTGGTCATCGCCCAGGCCCTGCGCGATGAAGGGATGGAAGTGGTCTACACCGGGTTGCGGCAGACGCCTGCGCAGATCGTCAGCGCAGCGATTCAGGAAGATGTCGACTGCATCGGCCTTTCCTGCCTTTCCGGCGCACATAACGAGCTGTTCCCCGAGGTGATGCGGCTGTTGCGCGAGCAGCAGGCGGACGATATTCTAGTCATTGGCGGCGGGGTGATTCCGCAGGAAGATATCCCCTTTTTGGAAGCGCAAGGGATTGCCAAAATTTTTACGCCGGGCGCGTCGACCAAAGCGATTGCCGCGTTCATCCGGGAACATGTGAAGCCGAAGCGGACGAGTTGGGCCGCCCCGCCGAAAAAGATCGCCCACATCGGAATTGCCGTCCACAAAATCGAGGCGGCGCTGCCCTTTTATTGCGAGCAGTTGGGGCTGTCGCTGCTGGGGCAGGAGGAGGTGCCCGGCGAACAGGTCAAAGTGGCTTTTTTGGAGATTGGCGAAACGCGCCTGGAACTGCTCGAACCGCTCGGCCCCGACAGTCCGATCGCCGCGTTCTTGGCCAAGCGCGGCGAAGGAATCCATCACATCGCCCTGGAAGTGGACGACCTGGAACAGCGGCTGAACACGCTGAGGGCGAACGGCGTGCAGCTGATCAACGAGACGCCAAAAGCAGGGGCGCACCAGGCGCTGATTGCGTTTTTGCACCCGAAGCAGGCCCACGGCGTCTTGTTTGAATTGTGTCAATACCGGCAGGAGAGCAGGGAGGAAGCGGCGGATGAGTGA